Genomic window (Phragmites australis chromosome 5, lpPhrAust1.1, whole genome shotgun sequence):
AATTTTGTTCGGATTTTGGGATGTGATTATGTGAATGCTGTTGTTGGCCCGCTGCGTTCTTGGATGTGCACTTGAAATAGCACTGGCAGATGTTTCGTCCTTTACAGTAGTTCAAGTTCTAGCATCCATCGTTACTGCATTAAAGTTTTCTAGGATCGTAGTAGGATTTTCGAGCAGATTAGAGCTGAAGTACACGGGCTGAGATTGTAATCTATATGTGCAAGCGTATAAGATGGATCGATTGCGAGGAAACTTTCCCCTTTATATGATCTCAAAGCTAAAGAAAAGCTTGCCAAATTAACCCATCATGGGTGATTTGCCTCTTTCTAGTTATTGTTCAAGAACGGTGTGGCAACAGCTAGTCAGCTACCGAGTAGTAGCATTCTTCGTTGGCCATGGTGCAACTTTCTGATTTTGCAAAGGCGCCAACTCTACGAACGAACCACCTGCCGAATCGAACAGCCAGGAGCCACCCGCATGGCCAACGCCGAGTCCGTGGCGTGAAAGAGTTCCGCCACTAACGCGTGTCGGCGCCGCCGTGGTTGCAGCAACACGAACCGAATGGCAGGCTGGCCTTGCCGAGGCGAGGAAGCGGCCGGTCCGCCGCGCGCCTCGCAACGCACCGGGCGGCCGTCGCGTCGCGTGGCACGGCCGCTGGTCTCGACCGTCCGTCCGCAGCCGAGCCGCGGGTATAAGAGGGGAGCCGGCGGGGCAGGGCCATCTCGTCTTCAAGCAGCGCACGGACCGAGAGGCAAGGGAAGGCCCCCGGCTCCGTCCCGTTCCATGAAGGCCTAACCCCCGCGGGCAGGCTAGGGCGAGTGAGCGAGCGGTCACCGGGAGCTCGCGCTTCCCTCCCTGGAGCCCGTGCGCGCCACCACAGCCACCCATCCATTAACCACAGCTAATAAACATGGCGTCCATCTCCCTCGAGGACGTCCGCAACGAGACCGTCGACCTCGTACGCCTCCCTCCTTGCTCTTCCGCGCCGTCGTGCGGCGTGCATCCATGCTCGGTTTGGTTTCCTtcgatttgatttgatttgcttGACAATGGCACGGTGGTTGTGCAGGAAACCGTGCCGGTCGAGGAGGTCTTCCAGCACCTGAAATGCAGCAAGCAGGGGCTCTCCACCGCCGAGGGCGAGAACCGGCTCAAGATCTTCGGCCCCAACAAGCTGGAGGAGAAGACGGAGAACAAGCTGCTCAAGTTCCTGGGATTCATGTGGAACCCGCTATCGTGGGTCATGGAGTGCGCCGCGATCATGGCCATCGTGCTCGCCAACGGGGGTGGCAAGCCCCCGGACTGGCAGGACTTCGTCGGAatcgtcgtcctcctcttcatcaactCCACCATCAGCTTCATCGAGGAGAACAACGCTGGCAACGCAGCGGCCGCGCTCATGGCTGGCCTCGCGCCCAAGACCAAGGTCCTTAGGGACGGAAAGTGGCAGGAGGAGGACGCCTCCATCCTCGTGCCAGGCGACATCATCAGCATCAAGCTCGGTGACATCATCCCCGCCGACGCCAGGCTTCTCGAGGGCGACCCGCTCAAGGTCGACCAGGCCGCGCTGACCGGCGAGTCGATGCCTGTGAACAAGCACCCGGGCCAGGGGGTCTTCTCCGGCTCCACGGTGAAGCAGGGAGAGATCGAGGCCGTTGTCATCGCCACCGGCGTGCACACCTTCTTCGGCAAGGCGGCGCACCTGGTGGACAGCACCAACAACGTTGGTCACTTCCAGCTGGTGCTCACGGCCATCGGAAACTTCTGCATCATCTCCATCGCCGCCGGCATGCTCGTCGAGGTCATCGTCATGTACCCGATCCAGCACCGCGCGTACCGCGACGGCATCGACAACCTCCTTGTCCTGCTCATCGGCGGCATCCCCATCGCCATGCCCACCGTGCTCTCGGTCACCATGGCCATCGGATCCCACCGCCTGTCCCAGCAGGGCGCCATCACCAAGCGCATGACTGCCATCGAGGAGATGGCCGGCATGGACGTGTTGTGCAGCGACAAGACCGGCACCCTCACCCTCAACAAGCTCACCGTCGACAAGACCCTCATCGAGGTGTGCGGCAAGGGCGTCGACAAGGACATGGTGCTCCTCTACGCAGCGAGGGCCTCTCGCGTCGAGAACCAGGACGCCATCGACACCTGCATCGTCGGCATGCTCGCCGACCCCAAGGAGGCCCGCGCCGGCATCAAGGAGGTCCACTTCTTGCCCTTCAACCCGGTGGAGAAGCGCACGGCCATCACCTACATCGACTCCAATGGCGACTGGCACAGGGTCAGCAAGGGCGCACCCGAGCAGATCATCGAGCTGTGCAGGATGAACAAGGATGCCGAGAAGAAGATCCACAGCTTGATCGACAGCTACGCCGAACGCGGCCTCCGCTCACTCGGTGTGTCGTACCAGCAGGTGCCGGAGAAGAGCAAGGAGAGCGCCGGTGACCCATGGCAGTTCATTGGCCTCCTGCCGCTGTTCGACCCGCCGAGGCACGACAGCGCGGAGACCATCCGCCGCGCTCTCCACCTCGGCGTCAACGTCAAGATGATCACCGGCGACCAGCTGGCCATCGGCAAGGAGACTGCGCGCCGCCTCGGCATGGGCAGCAACATGTACCCCTCCACCAGCCTGCTCGGCGACAAGTCCAGCGAGATGGGCGGCCTCCCAGTAGACGAGCTCATCGAGAAGGCCGACGGCTTCGCCGGGGTGTTCCCTGAGCACAAGTACGAGATCGTGAAGCGGCTGCAGGACCGGAAGCACATCTGCGGCATGACCGGTGACGGCGTGAACGACGCGCCGGCGCTGAAGAAGGCCGACATCGGCATCGCCGTGGATGACGCGACGGACGCGGCCCGGAGCGCGTCAGACATCGTGCTGACGGAGCCCGGGCTGAGCGTGATCGTGAGCGCCGTGCTCACCAGCCGCGCCATCTTCCAGCGCATGAAGAACTACACCATCTACGCCGTGTCCATCACCATCCGTATCGTGCTCGGATTCATGCTCGTCGCGCTGCTCTGGAAGTTCGACTTCGCGCCCTTCATGGTTCTCATCATCGCCATCCTCAACGACGGCACCATCATGACCATCTCCAAGGACCGTGTGAAGCCGTCACCAACCCCCGACTCGTGGAAGCTCAAGGAGATCTTCGCCACCGGCGTCGTCCTCGGCACCTACATGGCCCTCGTCA
Coding sequences:
- the LOC133919999 gene encoding ATPase 8, plasma membrane-type-like, yielding MASISLEDVRNETVDLETVPVEEVFQHLKCSKQGLSTAEGENRLKIFGPNKLEEKTENKLLKFLGFMWNPLSWVMECAAIMAIVLANGGGKPPDWQDFVGIVVLLFINSTISFIEENNAGNAAAALMAGLAPKTKVLRDGKWQEEDASILVPGDIISIKLGDIIPADARLLEGDPLKVDQAALTGESMPVNKHPGQGVFSGSTVKQGEIEAVVIATGVHTFFGKAAHLVDSTNNVGHFQLVLTAIGNFCIISIAAGMLVEVIVMYPIQHRAYRDGIDNLLVLLIGGIPIAMPTVLSVTMAIGSHRLSQQGAITKRMTAIEEMAGMDVLCSDKTGTLTLNKLTVDKTLIEVCGKGVDKDMVLLYAARASRVENQDAIDTCIVGMLADPKEARAGIKEVHFLPFNPVEKRTAITYIDSNGDWHRVSKGAPEQIIELCRMNKDAEKKIHSLIDSYAERGLRSLGVSYQQVPEKSKESAGDPWQFIGLLPLFDPPRHDSAETIRRALHLGVNVKMITGDQLAIGKETARRLGMGSNMYPSTSLLGDKSSEMGGLPVDELIEKADGFAGVFPEHKYEIVKRLQDRKHICGMTGDGVNDAPALKKADIGIAVDDATDAARSASDIVLTEPGLSVIVSAVLTSRAIFQRMKNYTIYAVSITIRIVLGFMLVALLWKFDFAPFMVLIIAILNDGTIMTISKDRVKPSPTPDSWKLKEIFATGVVLGTYMALVTVLFFYLAHDTDFFTETFGVRSIKENDKELMAALYLQVSIISQALIFVTRSRSWSFVERPGLLLVVAFLAAQLVATCIAVYANWEFCKMQGIGWGWGAAIWVFSIVTYVPLDVLKFIIRYALSGRAWNNINNKTAFTNKNDYGKGEREAQWATAQRTLHGLNQPSASSDLFNDNTGYRDLSELAEQAAKRAEVARLRELHTLKGHVESVVKLKGLDIETIQQSYTV